In Aliiroseovarius sp. M344, a genomic segment contains:
- a CDS encoding biotin transporter BioY, with product MEKNVTLIALFAALIAALGLIPQIALPFGVPITAQSLGIMLCGTVLGAKRGALAVFLFLLLVALGLPLLAGGRGGLGGFTSPTAGFLVGFPIAAFVTGLITEKWRKGPLAVSAGVASVIGGIVVLYIFGIAGLSMVLGKTVPEATALVSAFIPGDILKAAIAGMLTAALAKARPASVLSRA from the coding sequence ATGGAAAAGAATGTCACCCTGATCGCCTTGTTTGCCGCGTTGATTGCGGCCTTGGGTCTGATCCCACAAATCGCGTTGCCCTTTGGTGTGCCGATCACTGCCCAAAGCCTTGGCATCATGCTGTGTGGCACGGTGCTGGGCGCAAAACGCGGCGCGCTGGCGGTGTTTCTGTTCCTGCTTCTGGTTGCACTGGGTTTGCCGCTTCTGGCCGGTGGACGTGGTGGTCTGGGCGGGTTTACCAGCCCCACCGCTGGCTTCCTTGTTGGCTTCCCGATTGCGGCATTCGTCACTGGCCTGATCACCGAAAAATGGCGCAAGGGCCCGCTGGCGGTCAGCGCCGGTGTCGCCTCGGTTATTGGGGGGATTGTGGTGCTTTACATCTTCGGGATTGCGGGCCTGTCGATGGTGCTGGGCAAAACCGTGCCAGAGGCCACCGCGCTGGTATCGGCCTTCATCCCCGGTGACATCCTGAAAGCCGCGATTGCCGGGATGCTGACAGCCGCCTTGGCCAAGGCCCGTCCGGCCAGCGTTCTGTCGCGCGCCTGA
- a CDS encoding energy-coupling factor transporter transmembrane component T family protein — translation MISLTSPVRTRAHDWPAGAKLAALCAATVLLFKAQSLWVHGAAFVTMLALYRLPGEVFFRAGLRALKVLWPFVLILSLYHLVTRTPYEGGVIVLRMVTAVGLATLVTMTTQLSDLIAVVRWLATPLRALGLKTTYLETAIALVIRFTPVLLAKGTKLIDAWRARSPRRPGWRIILPFTVLALDDADHIADALRARGGFDAMKD, via the coding sequence ATGATATCTCTGACCTCTCCCGTTAGGACGCGCGCCCATGACTGGCCCGCCGGGGCAAAGCTGGCGGCGCTGTGTGCGGCGACGGTGTTGTTGTTCAAGGCGCAAAGCCTGTGGGTTCACGGGGCGGCATTTGTGACGATGCTGGCGCTGTATCGGCTGCCCGGTGAGGTGTTCTTCCGTGCCGGACTGCGCGCCCTGAAAGTTCTGTGGCCCTTCGTGCTGATTCTGTCGCTTTACCACCTCGTGACCCGCACGCCCTATGAGGGTGGGGTGATAGTGTTGCGGATGGTCACTGCGGTCGGGCTGGCCACCCTGGTCACCATGACGACGCAATTGTCGGACCTGATCGCGGTGGTGCGCTGGCTGGCCACACCACTGCGCGCACTGGGTCTGAAAACCACCTATCTTGAGACCGCGATTGCGCTGGTCATCCGTTTTACGCCCGTGCTACTGGCCAAGGGAACGAAACTGATCGACGCGTGGCGCGCCCGGTCCCCGCGCCGGCCCGGCTGGCGGATTATCCTACCGTTTACGGTCCTGGCGCTTGACGACGCGGACCACATCGCCGACGCGCTGCGCGCGCGAGGCGGATTTGATGCTATGAAGGACTGA
- a CDS encoding energy-coupling factor ABC transporter ATP-binding protein, which produces MKDTSVTAQIRFDAVDQLIDGRAILSGVSVDLNARRIGVIGRNGSGKTTFARLLAGLVAPTAGAVTIDGINPAKDRRAALALVGILFQNPDHQIIFPTVIEEVAFGLRQLGQDDPDARALAVLERFGKAHWRDAHVHSLSQGQKQLVCLMSILAMTPRILILDEPFAGLDIPTRMQLARYLDRYDGTLVHVSHDPRDLAGYDQVLWLDRGALQAQGVAGDVLAAFTDDMTKQGEGDDISDLSR; this is translated from the coding sequence GTGAAAGATACGTCAGTTACCGCACAGATCCGTTTTGACGCTGTCGATCAGTTGATCGACGGGCGGGCGATACTGTCTGGCGTCTCGGTCGATCTGAATGCGCGGCGCATTGGCGTCATCGGGCGCAACGGGTCGGGCAAGACCACCTTTGCGCGGCTGTTGGCCGGGCTGGTTGCACCGACCGCTGGCGCCGTCACCATTGACGGGATCAACCCGGCAAAAGACCGGCGCGCGGCGTTGGCGCTGGTCGGTATTCTTTTTCAAAACCCCGATCACCAGATCATCTTTCCGACCGTGATCGAGGAAGTCGCCTTTGGCTTGCGCCAACTGGGGCAAGATGACCCCGACGCCCGCGCGCTTGCGGTGTTGGAGCGGTTCGGCAAGGCCCATTGGCGCGACGCCCATGTGCATTCCCTGTCGCAAGGCCAAAAGCAGCTGGTGTGCCTGATGTCGATCCTGGCGATGACGCCGCGCATCCTGATCCTTGATGAACCCTTCGCCGGGCTGGACATTCCGACCCGGATGCAGTTGGCCCGCTATCTGGACCGCTATGACGGAACGCTGGTGCATGTCTCGCACGATCCGCGTGATCTGGCGGGCTATGATCAGGTGCTGTGGCTGGATCGCGGGGCGTTGCAAGCACAGGGTGTTGCGGGCGATGTTCTGGCGGCCTTTACGGATGATATGACCAAGCAAGGGGAAGGCGATGATATCTCTGACCTCTCCCGTTAG
- a CDS encoding LysR family transcriptional regulator produces the protein MVNAPLSNLPLDWVRAFEAAGRTGSFTAAAAETGLTQAAISQRIGNLEARLGATLFIRQPRGVVLSVEGEAWLPYVTHALGTLRQSSEELFGIQRRRVTVWASASVLQLWIAPRLAGLTLGDQVELSFKTMVLASDDGPGASGVRIRYGNGDWDIAHRARLYDEALTPVVAPALLQTAGQGGWQGLPRLGLSGPRGGWHDWAAATGDAPMPVPQIRFDTFTAALSAAEAGAGVLLASLPLVQAHLDAGRLVSVSEQVLPSENSYWMVAGDRDVTRRQWEALTRQFCT, from the coding sequence ATGGTTAACGCTCCACTTTCAAATCTGCCCCTCGATTGGGTCCGCGCGTTCGAAGCGGCGGGGCGCACCGGCAGTTTCACCGCGGCGGCGGCGGAAACGGGTCTGACACAGGCCGCGATCAGTCAGCGGATTGGCAATCTGGAGGCACGGTTGGGCGCGACCCTGTTCATTCGGCAGCCGCGTGGCGTGGTGTTGTCGGTCGAAGGCGAGGCATGGCTGCCTTACGTGACCCACGCGCTTGGCACGCTGCGCCAAAGCTCGGAGGAGCTGTTTGGCATTCAACGCCGGCGGGTGACGGTCTGGGCCAGTGCCTCGGTCCTGCAATTGTGGATCGCGCCGCGTCTGGCGGGGTTGACGCTGGGCGATCAGGTGGAGCTGTCGTTCAAAACCATGGTGCTGGCCTCTGACGATGGGCCGGGGGCGTCAGGCGTGCGCATCCGCTATGGCAATGGCGATTGGGACATCGCCCACCGGGCCCGGCTGTATGACGAGGCGCTGACGCCGGTTGTTGCGCCCGCGTTGCTGCAGACCGCAGGGCAGGGCGGCTGGCAGGGTTTGCCCCGGCTGGGATTGTCTGGCCCACGTGGTGGATGGCACGATTGGGCGGCGGCCACCGGGGATGCACCGATGCCGGTGCCGCAGATCCGGTTTGATACGTTCACAGCGGCCCTGTCAGCGGCCGAGGCGGGCGCTGGCGTGCTTTTGGCGTCGCTTCCCTTGGTGCAGGCCCATTTGGACGCAGGGCGGCTTGTCAGCGTGTCTGAGCAGGTGTTGCCGTCGGAAAACTCCTATTGGATGGTAGCCGGGGATCGCGATGTGACCCGCCGCCAGTGGGAGGCGCTGACCCGGCAGTTCTGCACTTGA
- a CDS encoding TauD/TfdA family dioxygenase gives MFQAAHSSDGQVLTLATPNGPLRFHAMWLRDNAWDEDTRAPGNGQRLVALRDIPADTKITGAAVEGDQINLTFAPEDKTITYDAGWLIDHAYDRPAPAVPGWIGDGLETWDAQLMGAVPTGDFAAMSNGGAALRDWLALVNRYGFGKLVNAPVEDGALFKVVDLFGYVRKTNYGPKFEVRTEVNPTNLAYTGLGLQAHTDNPYRDPVPSVQVLYCLESSAAGGENMVVDGFACAERLRDENPDYFLVLSSYCARFEYSGEADVCLQSRRPMIELAPDGELVAVRFNNRSLGAVTDVPFDDMHTYYAAYRRLGEIIDDPAMEVTFRLEPGEAFVVDNTRVLHARKAYSGTGTRWLQGCYSDKDGLRSTYAAMCRADSLEAAE, from the coding sequence ATGTTTCAGGCAGCACACTCTTCCGATGGTCAGGTTCTGACCCTAGCCACCCCAAACGGCCCCCTTCGCTTTCACGCCATGTGGCTGCGCGACAATGCATGGGACGAAGACACCCGCGCGCCCGGCAATGGCCAGCGCTTGGTAGCCCTGCGCGACATTCCGGCGGACACAAAGATCACCGGCGCTGCCGTTGAAGGCGATCAGATCAACCTCACCTTCGCCCCGGAAGACAAAACCATCACCTATGACGCCGGGTGGCTGATCGACCACGCCTATGACCGCCCTGCCCCGGCGGTTCCCGGCTGGATTGGCGACGGGTTAGAGACCTGGGACGCCCAATTGATGGGCGCAGTCCCCACCGGTGATTTCGCGGCCATGTCCAACGGCGGCGCGGCGCTACGCGACTGGCTCGCTCTGGTCAACCGCTACGGTTTCGGCAAGCTGGTGAACGCCCCGGTCGAAGACGGCGCGCTGTTCAAAGTGGTCGACCTGTTCGGTTACGTGCGCAAGACAAATTACGGCCCGAAATTTGAGGTCCGCACGGAAGTGAACCCAACCAACCTCGCCTACACCGGCTTGGGTCTGCAAGCCCACACTGACAACCCGTATCGCGACCCGGTGCCGTCAGTTCAGGTGCTCTATTGCCTTGAAAGCTCTGCGGCGGGTGGGGAAAACATGGTGGTCGACGGGTTCGCCTGCGCCGAGCGTCTGCGGGACGAAAACCCTGACTATTTCCTCGTGTTGTCATCCTATTGCGCCCGGTTTGAATACTCAGGCGAAGCCGATGTTTGCCTGCAATCACGCCGCCCGATGATCGAACTTGCCCCGGATGGAGAACTGGTTGCCGTGCGCTTCAACAACCGCTCGCTTGGTGCCGTCACCGACGTCCCTTTTGACGACATGCATACCTATTACGCCGCCTACCGCCGTTTGGGCGAAATCATTGACGATCCCGCCATGGAAGTGACCTTCCGGCTGGAACCCGGCGAGGCGTTCGTGGTCGACAACACACGCGTCCTGCACGCGCGCAAAGCCTATTCCGGCACTGGCACGCGTTGGCTTCAGGGCTGTTATTCCGACAAGGACGGGCTACGATCAACCTACGCCGCCATGTGCCGCGCCGACAGCTTGGAGGCCGCAGAATGA
- a CDS encoding HD domain-containing protein, whose amino-acid sequence MKPDIKQLTPDNIVDFIGGIFERRGGEEYLGEPVTMAQHMLQGATIAEQNGQSEEIIVGALLHDIGHFTSEFGTYHPDDTEDRHHEDAGAEVLEQFFPSVITDCVRFHVAAKRYLCATKPSYFKRLSAASAHTLELQGGPMTGEEVAAFEENPNLDQIIAVRYLDEAGKRDDMETPDYWHFAPMVQRMVDLHVAGG is encoded by the coding sequence ATGAAACCCGATATCAAACAGCTGACACCCGACAACATTGTCGATTTCATCGGCGGCATTTTTGAACGTCGCGGCGGCGAGGAATACCTGGGCGAACCCGTCACCATGGCGCAGCACATGCTGCAAGGTGCCACCATCGCCGAGCAAAACGGCCAAAGCGAGGAAATCATCGTCGGCGCGCTGCTGCATGACATCGGCCATTTCACATCCGAGTTTGGCACCTACCACCCCGATGACACCGAAGATCGTCACCACGAAGACGCGGGCGCTGAAGTGTTGGAGCAGTTCTTTCCAAGCGTCATCACCGATTGCGTGCGGTTTCACGTCGCCGCAAAGCGATACCTTTGTGCCACGAAGCCCTCGTATTTCAAGCGGCTCAGCGCGGCGTCTGCGCATACGCTAGAGCTTCAAGGCGGGCCTATGACTGGCGAAGAAGTAGCGGCGTTTGAGGAAAACCCAAACCTCGATCAAATCATCGCGGTACGGTATCTGGACGAGGCCGGAAAACGCGACGATATGGAGACGCCGGACTATTGGCACTTCGCCCCGATGGTGCAGCGGATGGTCGATTTGCATGTGGCGGGAGGGTAG
- a CDS encoding DnaA N-terminal domain-containing protein — protein MQQLRATGRHAAALKYDLLTAMGAFALAEGKGPQRLVLRLMTLVTARYNWARNELTVGQREIARLWSVDERTVKREMAKLRAMGWLVVKRQGSRGRVTQYQLDIEKILRTTRDQWAAIGPDYEQRMTRDETKDDNVVPLPVGASRGGAGGADAPPPDMSDGTEWSTVQTLLHTEDQTLFNAWFRALTREAREGDKLILKAPSRFHADYVDTHFRTRILYACQSVDSSVGEIAIRH, from the coding sequence ATGCAGCAGCTCAGGGCAACGGGTCGTCATGCGGCCGCGTTGAAATATGATCTTCTCACGGCGATGGGCGCGTTTGCCTTGGCCGAAGGGAAAGGACCGCAACGGTTGGTGTTGCGCCTGATGACCTTGGTCACAGCGCGCTACAATTGGGCCCGCAATGAACTGACCGTCGGCCAGCGCGAAATTGCGCGGCTGTGGTCGGTCGATGAACGCACCGTGAAACGCGAGATGGCGAAGCTTCGCGCGATGGGTTGGCTGGTCGTCAAACGACAGGGATCGCGGGGACGGGTCACGCAATACCAGCTGGACATCGAAAAGATCCTGCGCACCACGCGCGACCAGTGGGCGGCAATCGGGCCCGACTACGAACAGCGGATGACGCGGGACGAGACCAAGGATGACAACGTCGTGCCATTGCCGGTCGGGGCGTCCCGTGGCGGGGCAGGGGGGGCGGATGCACCGCCACCCGACATGTCAGACGGGACCGAGTGGTCGACGGTGCAAACCCTGCTGCACACCGAGGATCAGACCCTATTCAACGCATGGTTCCGTGCCCTGACGCGGGAGGCGCGAGAAGGCGACAAGCTGATCCTGAAAGCGCCCAGCCGGTTTCATGCGGATTACGTGGACACGCATTTCAGGACGCGGATTCTTTATGCGTGTCAGTCCGTTGATAGCAGTGTGGGAGAGATTGCGATTAGGCATTGA
- a CDS encoding AAA family ATPase → MFTHEDLAQLQAQSLKMQGWIRQQTYSPEMEKTLRRFSSWEVAELIFKVNQSTLRGRLAADPSLPQGLVEGDGRQRWYTLEEINELRRRIRINRKSMMPKRPAGKRAIRAAVANFKGGAGKSTVALHFAHAAALDGYRVLCVDFDPQATLSHSMGLTDVAEEYTVWGVMARDLIQETERMNSAVAGAESGTALPQRRLPAAITDMGLSDLRNSDFIKPTCWPTIDIIPSCANAAFVEFASAQYRHVNPEWSFFAAVSRFLDGLADDAYDMIIFDCPPAIGYQSMNAVFAADVLYIPSGPGYWEYDSTTSFIGQLSEALEDLARFTNSVPAGTMSLPKVFADVRFLLTRYEASNDLHRAMRTAFGKVFGERLAEHPIEMTRAVEQSGRFLSSIYEIDYRDMTRETWRRARGSFDTAYEEFRDNLLTAWDKLEDRA, encoded by the coding sequence ATGTTTACCCACGAAGATTTGGCGCAATTGCAGGCACAATCGCTGAAAATGCAGGGATGGATCAGGCAGCAGACATACTCACCCGAGATGGAAAAGACGCTGCGCCGCTTTTCATCATGGGAGGTGGCCGAGCTGATCTTTAAGGTCAATCAGTCCACCTTGCGCGGACGTCTGGCAGCAGACCCCTCCCTGCCCCAAGGGCTGGTTGAAGGCGACGGACGACAGCGATGGTACACGTTGGAAGAGATCAACGAGCTGCGCCGCCGCATTCGCATCAACCGAAAATCGATGATGCCAAAACGGCCCGCGGGCAAGCGCGCGATTCGGGCGGCGGTGGCGAATTTCAAAGGCGGTGCGGGCAAATCCACCGTTGCGCTTCACTTCGCGCATGCCGCGGCATTGGATGGCTATCGCGTGCTTTGTGTGGATTTCGACCCGCAAGCGACGCTGAGCCATTCGATGGGCCTGACTGACGTGGCCGAGGAATACACCGTCTGGGGCGTCATGGCGCGCGACCTTATTCAAGAGACCGAGCGGATGAACAGCGCGGTTGCGGGAGCCGAAAGCGGAACCGCCCTGCCCCAACGCCGCCTGCCCGCCGCGATCACCGATATGGGCCTGTCCGATCTTCGCAACTCGGACTTCATTAAGCCGACATGTTGGCCGACGATCGACATCATCCCCAGCTGCGCCAATGCGGCCTTCGTGGAATTTGCGTCCGCGCAGTATCGGCATGTAAACCCGGAATGGTCGTTTTTCGCTGCCGTCTCGCGGTTCCTCGATGGCCTTGCGGATGACGCCTATGACATGATCATTTTCGATTGCCCGCCCGCGATTGGCTATCAGTCCATGAACGCAGTATTTGCGGCCGATGTGCTCTATATCCCGTCAGGCCCAGGTTATTGGGAATATGACAGCACCACGTCCTTCATCGGTCAGCTCTCTGAGGCGCTGGAGGATTTGGCGCGGTTCACCAATTCTGTCCCCGCGGGGACAATGTCGCTTCCCAAAGTGTTTGCCGACGTGCGGTTCCTGTTGACCCGCTATGAGGCGTCCAACGATTTGCACCGTGCGATGCGCACGGCATTTGGTAAGGTTTTTGGGGAACGCTTGGCCGAACATCCGATCGAGATGACGCGCGCGGTAGAGCAATCTGGCCGCTTTCTCAGTTCGATCTATGAAATCGATTACCGCGATATGACGCGGGAAACTTGGCGGCGGGCGCGGGGGTCGTTTGACACCGCGTATGAAGAATTCAGGGACAACCTGCTGACCGCCTGGGACAAGCTGGAGGATAGAGCATGA